Below is a window of Ahaetulla prasina isolate Xishuangbanna chromosome 1, ASM2864084v1, whole genome shotgun sequence DNA.
ATGGAATAGATTTGCCTAGACTACAGGGGTTGCCTAGCATGTTATTTAGTCTATTATATGAATCTAAACCTTGATTCGCAAACTCTAGTTTGCAGGAAAACCTGCAAAAAAGTACTACTTCAGTCTTGAGTCAAAATTATGCTGTATATAATCTATGCAAATAGGGTGCTATTTCTGAGATTTAACAAATAAGATCCACAACCTACAACTTGAATATAGTTAATAAGCTGGTATGAAGCTTTCATATTGACAATGATTTATTTcaagaataaaatggaaaaattataTACACAAATATGGCTAATCACTATCGTGTGCTAGACAACACAAGCAAATAAAACCCGAAGtaaaatttaatcaatcaaaaGCTTTCTATAGTAGGCAAAATAAATGAACCACTATTATCATGCTATAACAAATGAACACATGGAAAATACTAACCAACTCTATGAAATAAATTTAACCTGTCCCAGTTTaagattaaatatttttacagttaAATCATTCCTTTTCTTGAAGTTCACAACTTCTGTTACTAGTAATATCAGTAATAACTCTCACTGTAACCTTTGCAATATACTATATATTCCTATATGAGAAAGTCACTATATAGTCTTACTGCTTGAAACTTAATTTGCAATCTGAAATGATAACATAGAACTAATAGATTCACCCTTGGCTTATCAGATCACTTACTCAGCCCAGATCTTACACTGATTTTGCTCAGATCAGGCACAATGGGAAATGTAGCTAAGAAAAGATTTAAACACACTACAGTTGATGGAAGTTCAGAAACACGGAATTGTGACTGAAATCTTTCAAATCAATACATCCTTAGTTTATGAAAGTGGAAGGGTAGGAAGAAATATTCTTAGATTCATACAAACTATGAATATCTATGAATACTGGTACATCTAATAACAGGCAGGCCTtactatattaattaatatttgctTGTTCTTGAGCTACAAAATACCATCTTTAGAAATCAGCTGTGTTCTTTTCTATTGGTTGATAAATGACAGATTAGCAATCTTCACAAGTCAAATTAACTCTTCCATGTTCATTTATTCTGCTCAGTCACAGGGATGTTTCTGTCATTTTCTGCTGAAAGAAACATTGCATGGAGTTAATCACTATagagatattatattatattatattatattatataataagagAATACTATCTCTTATTCTAGCAACAACCTCAAATTGACCAATttcagggtggggggggggtggagaatgCTGGCACAAATTACTGAAGCTGGATACAGTAATGCAGAGCTGCATTTGCAAAAGCaaaaattctgtattttattagtAATGTCATCTGCCTTTTCTTACCTGCCATTGCAGAGAAAAATAAGATTCTGCACAGCTGCAACAGTGGAATTTTCATTTTGTCCAGTGACAAGGTGTCTGTCAAGCACGACATGAACTGCATCTACCTTGCTGGCTGCAGTGGAAATATATATAGCCACATCTTCATTTACACTTGTAAcaatatatcatttttaaaaaacctaagaaaaatgttacttattttttaaaaattaattagaaatgcttacttttttttctttgcaagaaaGAAATGAATTTCTTTGTGTGAAATTCATACTTGGATCCTGCATTGGTAAGATGTAGGTATTTATAGTTAACAGCCTTCTAAAAGGCCTTTAGAAGGTTAAGAGGGATGAGGTTGAGCCAAGGTAAGTTTTGTGTTTTCTCAATATactgaaaaaggaggaaaaatcaaTTTCCTGGTAGGATATTTCCTCTTGCAGGTAAAGGAGGAAAAAGTGAATGACCATCACATGTTGCAGttcatttcatatacagtattatctaAACAAGGATTTCAAGCTTAAAATGTGCATGAACCTTATAAACCTCCACCTTATTTTGTGTGGTTTGTACGTCACACACTATTTGATagaatagagcagtgatggctaatcttttccgcaccgagtgcccaaagtgtgtgtgtgtgcggaaATGTGCATgggcacccaaacccccaaaatgcaatgcgcatgaccccacgcatgcgccctgccccacgCATTCATGTGTGACCCCGTGCACCCCAACCCATGCGCATACGCATGTGGCCCTCCACATGCATtctgcccccctgtgcatgcgcggcagagacccaaaggctagctggccagtgggaggagtgcgcacatgcatggcagagctgaactggggcgacagctcatatgccatcagagagggtgctgcgtgccgcctctggcacgcgtgctataagttcgccatcacgggaataGAGTATCACCCTGATAATCTTTAGGTcgataaaaaaaatgaagtacaGATCTGTTCCAGAACAGGGCTCTGCAATGAGGCATGAAGCCATACTTTACCTCTGATAGGAGTCTTTAAGTCTAATGCCTAGTTCAAGAGTAGCTATGCAATTCTTACTGCAGATTACCATTCTACAACACATTGCCGTTCTATTACATTCCAGCATCAGGAAAGCAAGCGGGCCCCAGTTGATGCTAGTGTGATCTTTATTCTGAAATTGCTACATTGCACATTTTGCTATTAATCAGCAACAGCACTCTTTGAAGTGGGTCCCACAAATAAGAATAAAGTAGAGGTTAGTTTCCTAATTTAGGAAAAAAGCATCATTTAAAGCTTTTTAATTGTAGGGTGGAGAGACTGTGATGTAACTTCATTGCTATGATCACTGCTGCAAATTTGATGCTATTAATCAGGTGGGCAACCAGGTCAAAATAGCTTATACAGACTTGAGAAAACTACAATTGTCTCACTGTACTTTATTCTTAAGATCACAAGGTATGTAAAAAGAAATCCTAGTCATCCATACTTTAAATTCCTATAAATTATTACCACACCATATTTTCTACTTTAATGTGTTCAGAAAATAATTTAGTGATTCTAAATACATACTGATTTTAACAAGTATTAATAAAAATCTATGTcagcagaaaatattaaaatggcaTACCACTAAAAGTAGCTCCAGAATCTTTTGAAAAGTCTTCAACAATAATGGGTAAACTGGCAAAACTAGGAAGTCTTACAAGTTCATAGACAGAAGGCTGgaagaaacaaaacaataaaagttaATATTTTTACACTGTATTATAGTGAAACCTATACAGGAAGATTTATGTTTTGGCTATAGAACTAACTAGAACTTCACATAATTCAGCAAAGCAGTTCCTAATCAAGAGAATACAACAGGATCACTTTATATGAAATACAGAATTAAATGCATTACTGTTGCAAATGATTCTTCTAAGAATTACTAATTCAGTTTCATTGTAGCTATAACTCTATTTATACTCTCTGTCCGTGATTATCTCGAGCTTACTAAAGTACTTTGAGAATCTTTTGGATATAAAACGAGATTTCAAAGgtttatttaaaagcaaatatacTCTTTTTGTGGTCATAAAATTACATACAAGTAAAGCAGATGTGcttcagcaaaacaaaaacataaatcTTGAGGAACATCTGTGGTTGTAATATGAGAAATTCAGCCACATATGAAAAACAAAAACTGTATCATACTGCCTGGATTTTTAGCAGCACCTGGGCAATCTTGATCCATTTCCAAAAATGTAGCAGGATTAGATCAGATGGGAGACCATTGTTGTAGGCTAAACTAGGACATtgaaaagcaaataataataacaacaacaacaacaataataataataataatgatgatgatgatgatgatgatgatgtagtaATAGAAACACAGATACTACATGTGAAATTATAGGAAATAAAGTTTCATTTGAAGAGACTTAACTTTATATCACATAGGTTTCTACTGAAACTTTTCAAGAGAGCTATCTAGTGTTAAAAATGCACTGTTCCTTCAGCCTACAATACCTACCCCTGTTAAGCTGTATTCTTGAAATACCCAGGATTTGTCTTCATTTGTGGCACAACATAAGGCAGCAACTCCATTTCCAATAGCACAAATAGgctctattaaaaaaataaacctttaTATAAAATCTTCAGTTTTATGAATTTTGAATTGGgtctttctttcaaaaaaaagtaTATCACGTGCTGTATAAATGCAAtgtttattttttcctatttatgtttttttttttaaaaatgcaacaggGAAAGAGATCAAAAAGGTAAAAAGAGGAAGATACAATATGGATGAGAACAGAATAAGCAATGCATATTCAAATCTATTCTTTTCATGCATTCCTAACAATTATTGAGCACGTTGTGTATCTGATATACTGTCCAAAATCTTTTTTAAGGACTAGAGtcaaagtagaaaaaatattaaaggtaaTATGGTATCTGCATCTTATAACTTAATCACCACTTTTTGCAACATGCTTTCTGATCTAGGAGGTTTTTATGTACACAATAGCACGTAAAACACCAAGGAAGTTTACCTACTGTTCTCCGAACTGAAATGCTGCAATATTCTAGCTAAGTAGCCACTGTTTGCTAGATCTGTCAAAGCACCAGGACAGTCAGGGATCAACACAGCATGGTATCTTGCACCTAGATAGGAAGCACAGGTATAGCCTGAGTTCTATTATTCAAAACCAGAGAGGCAGAGATGACTCGAAAGACTAGTGGACAGTGCTCTCCTAAAGTATTTCCTGCTGTCTTATTTGCTCTACAAACTTTCAGTAGCAATATACGAAGGTCCCATTGCATAAAAAAttataaatccatttttaaattaaatttaactaaaataaaaaggttgtctgttaataatttctGCAACCCATTCAGCATTCCCAAACAATGTTCAAGTCCAGGACAAGATCAATATATCCCACAGGTATATTCAAGCTGCCCAACTTTTCTGTTATCAGAACAAACTGATTTGCTTCCCCATTTGCCCCTAAAAGCTCAGTGCCCTCTGGGATAAATGTAGCTATCTGTGAGAAAGGCAGGGAGGAAACAAACAAAGGGAGCACTGTTCACATATTAGTCatcctttaaaaatataattataccCATCCCAACATCACTACTGCCTAATGTCTTGAATCTGTACTTACctgttttgaaaacaaaacagaatctgAAATTAGTTCGATTATAAATTGCTCTCAGTTATAATAATTTAAAGAAACCATTAAGTAAGTTTGGTTAGATAAAGGTGAAAAAAAACTCCTAAATTATGACAAGGGGAAATATGAAACCATGGCTTTTATTGGGTTTGAACTATAAAAACAATCAAAGCTTTGAGAGCAAACTTTAtcttttcttcctgaaaatgCAAATGGAACAATAATAGCTTCAAGGCAACTCGATTATCAATTTaaattatctttattttaaaatgcagtaTGTGACAGAAATGTATTGAAAAGACTATTAATGTGTAGGTAACGAAGGGAGATACACCCAATCACAAGTCAAAAAATATCTCACCATCAGTTGATTCCAACTTGGCTGGATTTGCGTAGGATTTCATACGGAAATCCTGGATCCAACGCATGTTTGCTTCATTAACTCCAACAAAATCAATTGGTTTCCCCTACAACAGTAAAGCCCAATTAATGCATATACATAATATAAGCCTTTGAGATAAACATTTagtgaaataaaaaatatttggggggaaaaaacagcctgTCTCCATTAGTAAAAAAGCTGTGATTCGTACTAAATGAAGACACCATTTTTCATGATCTAAAATGGAAATACTGGCCAATACACACAAACACCACCAAAAATATTGTACATTTACAACTTGTGCACTCTTCTTAAAGTGCTTAGCTGGATTTAGTtgctttttaataaa
It encodes the following:
- the GATD1 gene encoding glutamine amidotransferase-like class 1 domain-containing protein 1 isoform X1: MSERLSKPTCLIVASAAAAGVLADSFLHSFTLASSAFNLQVATPGGKPIDFVGVNEANMRWIQDFRMKSYANPAKLESTDGARYHAVLIPDCPGALTDLANSGYLARILQHFSSENKPICAIGNGVAALCCATNEDKSWVFQEYSLTGPSVYELVRLPSFASLPIIVEDFSKDSGATFSASKVDAVHVVLDRHLVTGQNENSTVAAVQNLIFLCNGRK
- the GATD1 gene encoding glutamine amidotransferase-like class 1 domain-containing protein 1 isoform X2; this encodes MSERLSKPTCLIVASAAAAGVLADSFLHSFTLASSAFNLQVATPGGKPIDFVGVNEANMRWIQDFRMKSYANPAKLESTDGARYHAVLIPDCPGALTDLANSGYLARILQHFSSENKPICAIGNGVAALCCATNEDKSWVFQEYSLTGPSVYELVRLPSFASLPIIVEDFSKDSGATFSASKVDAVHVVLDRHLVTGQNENSTVAAVQNLIFLCNGSRK
- the GATD1 gene encoding glutamine amidotransferase-like class 1 domain-containing protein 1 isoform X3: MSERLSKPTCLIVASAAAAGVLADSFLHSFTLASSAFNLQVATPGGKPIDFVGVNEANMRWIQDFRMKSYANPAKLESTDGARYHAVLIPDCPGALTDLANSGYLARILQHFSSENKPICAIGNGVAALCCATNEDKSWVFQEYSLTGPSVYELVRLPSFASLPIIVEDFSKDSGATFSASKVDAVHVVLDRHLVTGQNENSTVAAVQNLIFLCNGR